The Spirosoma sp. SC4-14 DNA window AAGCCATTCAGGATTGCTTTTCTAGTTATCCGGGATTCGATCCGCAATCGATTACGCACCTCATCACGGTTAGCTGTACGGGCATGTATGCCCCTGGTCCTGATATTGAGCTTATCGAAGCACTTGGCCTACCAACAACTACCCAACGGCTGGCCATCAATTTTATGGGTTGTTATGGCGCTTTCAATGGCCTCAAGGCTGCCAATGCTATTGTTAAGGCCAACAGCAGCGCCAAAGTACTGGTTGTATGCATCGAGCTATGTAGCATTCATTTTCAGAAACGAACCGATACGGACTACCTGCTCTCAAATGCTCTCTTTGCCGATGGTTCAGCATCTGTGCTGGTCGAAAGTACGCCAAGACCTGAACAATCGTTCCGGCTACGGTCGTTTTACTGCGATCTGCTGCCCGAAGGAAAACAGGCAATGGCCTGGCACATTGGCGATTTTGGCTTTGAAATGACTCTTACTTCAGAGGTACCTCGTCACATTCAGCAAGGCATTGGCCAACTGCTTAGCCAATTGCTTCACCAATGTCAGCTAGCCCTGGATGCCATTGGCCAGTTTGCACTTCACCCCGGTGGCCGCCGAATTCTGGAAGTTATTGAGGCTCAACTGGGCATTACTACCAACGATAACAGATATGCCTATACTGTGCTCAGGCAATACGGCAATATGTCGTCGGCTACGGTTCTGTTCGTGCTGAAGGCAATTTGGGATGATCTGATTTCGGGAGTTGTTGAACCAGACCTGAAACGGCCGAATATACTAAGCTGTGCATTTGGTCCCGGTCTGACCCTGGAAGCCATGATACTCGAAGCGCTCGTGGCCGAAACCACTCCGGCTAGGTCAGAATCTTCCAGCGCATTAGCCCTAGTTTCGTAAGGAAATAGAACAACGATGTTCGTAGCACACCCAAGCCATAAATAGAGCTTCGGCGGAAATTGATCGACGAGGCTTCTTCAAAATATTTGGTTGGACAGGTCACTTCTGCAATTTCGTAGCCCTTATAAAAAATCTGGGCAATCATTTCATTATCGAAAATAAAATCGTCGGAGTTGTGCGTAAAGTCAAGATTTTGTAAAACCTGACCCGAAAATGCCCGATACCCCGTGTGGTATTCCGACAGCTTCTGATTCATCAGAAGATTTTGCGCAAATGTCAGAAAGCGGTTGGCAATATATTTATACATGGGCATTCCGCCTTTCAGGGCGCCCTTTCCCAAAATTCTGGAAGCAAATACAACCGGATAGAGTCCGTTGCCAATGATTGAAATCATGGCAGGCAGCAGCATGGGTGTGTACTGATAATCGGGGTGTAGCATTACTACTATATCAGCGCCAAGTTCCAGCGCTTTGGCATAGCAGGTTTTCTGATTTCCCCCATAGCCTTTATTTTTATCGTGCCGAATTACATGGCGAATTCCTAATTGGCGAGCTACATCGACGGTATTGTCAGGACTGGCATCGTCAACAAGAATTACGTCGTCAACAAGATCGAATGGAATTTCACGGTAGGTACGCTCCAGTGTAAGAGCTGCCCGATAGGCGGGCATCACTACAATAACTTTTTTATTATTAAACATAGTCCAAAACTAAGACGTTGATAGCATTATGCCAATTATTTGTGGATAGAAGCCAGAAGCTTCGGCAGATTGCTTGTAGATTTGCGTATTGATTCAACTATCTAGTCAACTGGCGTTAGTTTTCTCTTCGCCTTTTTTTTATGCTCTCAAACGAAACCTTATTCTTCCTTGCGTTTGCAGCCTTTGTCCTCTTCATTATGGCCGTAGACCTGGGAGCATTCTCCAAGCAAAAAAGTCATGTTGTTGAGTTTAAAGAAGCCGCGATCTGGAGTGCAATATGGGTTGCTCTTTCTATAGCTTTCTACTTTTTTCTACAGAACTTTGGTTATCTCATTCATGGTATTACCGACATGGCCCGGCTTCAGGAAATTCGGGATAAATACGCTGAGCATGTAGAGTTGATACCAAGCAATTTTACTGCCAGTTTAGCACGGTTTCAGGCCAATATGTCTCTGGAGTATATTACGGGCTATCTGGTCGAATATTCGTTATCGGCCGACAATATCTTTGTCTTCATCCTCATTTTCAATTCGTTTGGTGTTCAGCAGCGGTATTACAAAAAAATTCTGGTCTGGGGCATTCTGGGCGCTATCATTCTGCGTATGATCTTTATTTTTCTGGGGTCGGCACTGATTCAGCGCTTTGAATGGATCATGTATTTGTTTGGTGCCTTTCTGGTTTATACTGGCATTCAACTCTTTTTTCAGAAAGACGAAGATGAAACTATCGAACCAAACAATCACCCGGTCGTCCGTTTTGTCAGTAAATACCTGAATGTTTATCACCGTAATGTGACCGACCATTTCTTTATCCGCCGAAAATCGGACCGAAAGGTTTTCGTAACACCACTATTTATTATCGTAATCGTTATTGCGTTTACCGACCTTGTTTTCGCTGTCGATTCGATTCCGGCTATTTTTTCGATTACTAAAGATCCCTATATCGTCTTCTTCTCGAACGTATTTGCCATTATGGGCCTTCGGTCTATGTTCTTCTTCCTGTCGAGCATTATGAGTAAATTCCGTTTCCTGAAAGTTGGTCTGGCGGTGCTGCTAACGTTCATTGGGGCCAAAATGCTTGGCGAACACTGGCTTGCCGAACTAGGTTTCAAACCTGCATATTCGCTCTATGTTATCGTTCTTATTCTGGGGGTGAGCGTACTGGCATCATGGCTAATTCCAGAAAAAGAAACCGAAGCTTGATTTTTGTGATTAATTTGATGCGCTCTGCTTACGCGAATACCAACCGGGTAAGTATAGCGCATTAAAGCAATCCGATGAATCAGCGTTCAGCCATTCTGCGTGTTTTTCGCCGACGATTAACTAATCTTAGTAGCCGTAATCGGTCTCTTTTGCTTACGGGCCTGCCAGCGTCGCAATTTCTGGATCTCCACGAAGCCGATTTTTTGCTCAACAGGCCATCATTTAGTCTGATTGCAGACATAATTGGTCGGAAAGCGGCCGTAGCCGTTTGCGATGTGCTCGATGCCCGGCAGGAACGCAGTAACGAAGTTAGCCAAAAACTTCGGCGGATCGCCCGAACAGCAGCCTTCATCACAGAAGAGCGCGGCACGGAAGATTTATACGTTGGCTGGCCTTTTGTGCGCGGGAAGTTTCTCGATGACACGGTTGTTCATGCACCGCTCCTGTTCTTTCCTGTGCAGATCGAGCAACAGGGTAAAGTTTGGAAACTGGTTCGCCGTGGCGACGAACTGGCTTTTCTCAATCCCGCATTTGCACTTGCTTATGGCCATTTCAACCAGATCAGCATTCCGAACGATAGTCTGGAAAAGCGTTTCGATGATTTCGACCGCGATAGTCTCGTCTTTCGTACCCAACTTTATGAATGGTTAAAAACCAGCCCGTTCGAAATTAACTTCAATCAGGACTCCTTTACAGATACTCTTCAGTTTTTTAATAAACTAACCTCCAAAAGCCTTTCCCAACTCGAACATACGGGCGAATTAAAGATTTATCAGGAAGCTATACTTGGCATTTTTCCGCAGGCCGGATCATTTTTAGTCCCCGACTACGACGAACTGATTGCCCAAAGTGAGGAACCAGGCGGCAAAACCGAGGAGTTGGACAAACCTGATAGCGAACCCCAGATGGAGCCTTCGTTCTCGTTCTTATCCCCTGTCGCCTTACGTCGAACACCACAATTCTCCTTTCACGAACGCCACCTATACACTCCCCTTCCGCTCGATGCATCGCAGGAAGCCGCCTTACGAACCGTAAAAGCTGGACAATCGCTGGTGGTGCAAGGGCCACCTGGCACCGGCAAATCGCAGCTTATCGCCAACCTAATGGCCGATGCGGCTGCCAATGGGAAACGGGTGCTGCTGGTTTGCCAGAAACGTGCAGCTCTCGATGTCGTACAGGAACGACTACAGCAGGTGGGTATGGCTCCTTTCCTGGCCCTTATCCATGACTTTCAGGACGACCGTCGGGCGTTGTATGCACAAATTGCTCACCAGATTGAACAGATCGATGCCTACAAACAACAGAATAATAGTCTGAACACAGTTCTGCTGGAACGTGACTTTGAGCAGGAGAGCCGCAAAATCGATGAAACGGTTCGCGAACTGGACGATTTCAAAAAGGCCTTATTCGACACCAGTAGTTGTGGTGTATCCGTCAAAGAGCTTTACCTAAGCAGTAATCCTGAGCTTCCGTCGATCGGGTTAGACGAAACTTATCCACATTTCCCTGTTGACAGTGTGGATAAGTTCGAGCAACAACTCAGCGCCTATGCGGCATATCGGCAACGGTTAGGCAACAATCATCCCTGGAACGATCGAAAAAGCTTTTCAAATCGTTCAGCACTGGATA harbors:
- a CDS encoding TerC/Alx family metal homeostasis membrane protein, with the protein product MLSNETLFFLAFAAFVLFIMAVDLGAFSKQKSHVVEFKEAAIWSAIWVALSIAFYFFLQNFGYLIHGITDMARLQEIRDKYAEHVELIPSNFTASLARFQANMSLEYITGYLVEYSLSADNIFVFILIFNSFGVQQRYYKKILVWGILGAIILRMIFIFLGSALIQRFEWIMYLFGAFLVYTGIQLFFQKDEDETIEPNNHPVVRFVSKYLNVYHRNVTDHFFIRRKSDRKVFVTPLFIIVIVIAFTDLVFAVDSIPAIFSITKDPYIVFFSNVFAIMGLRSMFFFLSSIMSKFRFLKVGLAVLLTFIGAKMLGEHWLAELGFKPAYSLYVIVLILGVSVLASWLIPEKETEA
- a CDS encoding type III polyketide synthase yields the protein MDLTQSLPDGYINAIGTAVPLYFSTQQQAAELMADLLHFEDQDRRRLMTLYRYTRIDKRHTVLADYTRSPGAFTFYPNTPDLEPFPTVSQRMGVYRQEAVPLALKAIQDCFSSYPGFDPQSITHLITVSCTGMYAPGPDIELIEALGLPTTTQRLAINFMGCYGAFNGLKAANAIVKANSSAKVLVVCIELCSIHFQKRTDTDYLLSNALFADGSASVLVESTPRPEQSFRLRSFYCDLLPEGKQAMAWHIGDFGFEMTLTSEVPRHIQQGIGQLLSQLLHQCQLALDAIGQFALHPGGRRILEVIEAQLGITTNDNRYAYTVLRQYGNMSSATVLFVLKAIWDDLISGVVEPDLKRPNILSCAFGPGLTLEAMILEALVAETTPARSESSSALALVS
- a CDS encoding glycosyltransferase family 2 protein — its product is MFNNKKVIVVMPAYRAALTLERTYREIPFDLVDDVILVDDASPDNTVDVARQLGIRHVIRHDKNKGYGGNQKTCYAKALELGADIVVMLHPDYQYTPMLLPAMISIIGNGLYPVVFASRILGKGALKGGMPMYKYIANRFLTFAQNLLMNQKLSEYHTGYRAFSGQVLQNLDFTHNSDDFIFDNEMIAQIFYKGYEIAEVTCPTKYFEEASSINFRRSSIYGLGVLRTSLFYFLTKLGLMRWKILT